Proteins encoded within one genomic window of Oscillospiraceae bacterium:
- a CDS encoding MarR family transcriptional regulator — MEPKPLMLVIKHTYKEWTNYMRKMALECGIPDSYRMIIIHLSRHPGASQKDVAENCQKTSAAISQTVKEMQLTGYITKETDEKDQRFAKLYLTEKGQESADRLREKIHEADRLITSVVTTEKEAQMIEFLEMLSETIQTRL, encoded by the coding sequence ATGGAACCCAAACCGTTGATGTTGGTGATCAAACACACCTATAAAGAGTGGACCAACTATATGCGCAAAATGGCGCTCGAATGCGGAATTCCGGATTCTTACCGGATGATCATCATACACCTCTCAAGGCATCCCGGCGCGAGCCAGAAGGATGTGGCGGAGAACTGTCAAAAGACCTCCGCTGCCATCAGCCAGACGGTCAAGGAGATGCAGCTGACTGGATATATCACCAAAGAGACCGATGAAAAAGACCAGCGTTTTGCCAAGCTGTATCTGACCGAAAAAGGGCAGGAAAGTGCGGATCGGCTCCGGGAAAAAATCCACGAGGCCGACCGTCTGATCACCTCGGTGGTCACGACTGAAAAAGAAGCGCAGATGATTGAATTTTTAGAGATGCTCTCCGAAACCATACAAACGAGGTTATAA
- a CDS encoding ABC transporter ATP-binding protein translates to MLKYIKKYWHWCLLAPIFMLGEITMDLWQPDLMATIVDDGVIGQNMSIILTIGVKMILLVLFGGFCGIMSGVFANFAAQYFGNDLRKDLFGRIMDLSFEQTDKISTGSLITRITNDVTQVQNVVMLSIRSVVRSTAMFLGGIYMLYRQSPRFAVVVACGLPFVVAIVVFFMKKAAPMFAVVQEKLDGVNNVMQEDIAGARVVKAYVKEDYELSRFDNANDALYGINLKVQSLLAFMSPGMNIVLNLCVVGIIYIGGMTVQNSGSVTTGEIIAAITYVGLILNSVMFMANLFQTITRAKASAARINEVLNCERVITGGGYAESSDRRGEVEFKHVKFAYPNSGGREVLEDINLTVRRGETLAVLGATGSGKTSLINLIPRFYDVTEGEVLVDGVDVREYDLTALRDKIAVVLQKAELYSRPIEANIRWGKADATPWEIKSAAEIAQADDFICATPNGYYTQVTEGGHSLSGGQKQRISIARAVLKDPEILIFDDSSSALDLKTEAKLYAALKKECPDTTKIIIAQRIASVKDANRIAIIDGGRITACGTHEELLKTSPIYRDIYNSQLKKGGEIDA, encoded by the coding sequence ATGTTGAAATATATCAAGAAATATTGGCATTGGTGCCTGCTGGCGCCGATTTTTATGCTGGGCGAAATCACGATGGACCTTTGGCAGCCGGATTTGATGGCGACGATTGTGGACGACGGCGTCATCGGGCAGAACATGAGCATTATTCTGACGATCGGTGTCAAAATGATTCTGCTGGTGCTGTTCGGCGGTTTCTGCGGGATCATGTCCGGCGTTTTTGCCAACTTTGCGGCGCAGTATTTCGGCAACGATCTGCGCAAGGACCTGTTCGGCAGGATCATGGATCTCTCCTTTGAGCAGACCGATAAAATCTCTACCGGCTCGCTGATCACCCGTATTACCAACGACGTCACCCAGGTGCAGAATGTGGTGATGCTTTCCATTCGATCAGTGGTTCGCAGCACCGCCATGTTTTTAGGCGGCATTTATATGCTGTACAGGCAGTCGCCGCGGTTTGCCGTGGTGGTCGCCTGCGGGCTGCCGTTTGTCGTTGCGATCGTGGTCTTTTTTATGAAAAAAGCCGCGCCGATGTTTGCGGTTGTTCAGGAAAAACTGGACGGCGTAAACAACGTCATGCAGGAGGATATCGCTGGTGCGCGCGTCGTTAAGGCCTATGTCAAGGAGGATTATGAACTCAGCCGTTTTGACAACGCGAACGACGCGCTTTACGGCATCAATCTGAAAGTGCAGTCCTTGCTGGCGTTTATGAGTCCGGGCATGAACATCGTGTTGAATCTCTGCGTCGTCGGCATCATCTATATCGGGGGCATGACGGTTCAAAACAGCGGAAGCGTCACCACGGGTGAGATTATAGCCGCCATCACCTATGTCGGGCTTATTCTGAACAGCGTGATGTTTATGGCGAATCTCTTTCAGACGATAACCCGCGCCAAGGCCTCTGCCGCTCGTATCAACGAGGTTTTGAATTGTGAGCGGGTCATCACCGGAGGCGGTTATGCGGAAAGTTCCGATCGCCGCGGTGAAGTGGAATTCAAGCATGTGAAATTCGCCTATCCCAATTCCGGCGGCCGCGAAGTGCTGGAAGACATCAATCTGACCGTCCGCCGGGGTGAGACGCTGGCGGTTCTCGGCGCGACCGGCAGCGGTAAAACCTCGCTGATCAACCTGATTCCGCGATTTTATGATGTGACGGAGGGCGAAGTGCTGGTGGACGGCGTCGATGTCAGGGAATACGACCTCACGGCGCTGCGGGATAAAATCGCCGTGGTTCTCCAGAAAGCGGAACTGTATTCGCGCCCGATTGAGGCGAATATCCGTTGGGGCAAAGCTGACGCGACCCCGTGGGAGATCAAGAGCGCGGCGGAAATCGCCCAGGCGGACGACTTCATCTGCGCCACGCCGAACGGTTATTATACGCAGGTCACGGAAGGCGGGCATTCGCTCTCCGGCGGGCAGAAACAGCGCATTTCCATTGCGCGTGCCGTGTTGAAAGACCCTGAAATCCTGATTTTCGACGACTCTTCCAGCGCGCTTGACTTGAAAACCGAGGCAAAACTGTATGCGGCGCTGAAAAAAGAATGCCCCGACACCACCAAAATCATCATCGCCCAACGCATCGCCTCAGTCAAGGACGCGAATCGGATCGCCATCATCGACGGCGGCAGAATCACGGCCTGCGGGACGCATGAGGAGTTATTGAAAACGTCTCCGATCTATCGGGATATTTACAATTCGCAGCTGAAGAAAGGAGGCGAAATCGATGCGTGA
- a CDS encoding ABC transporter permease, translating to MKAIITSLGKEFKLVFRNGISLFMALAPAILAIVFILIFGATQSASLKLAVSDQADAGAVEMLSRIADIELFSDETKLLSRVRATDAVAGIVIEDGAPVLVFAGDEGDDYMAGTRQLVQTALSGAQVSYQAESIEPKGSLAYNVSMIAILLMSLFIGGATIGFSIVNERESNMISAVSVSPLKLANYILIKLIPSLVLSIAGITIATLIMGRGQALPGFLLLALFSVPVSGLFIFLIGAFAANQIAAVGVMKALMPISMILPISAFFVHGNWRIAYYIFPMYWQYRAIDAINNGGAMLFPCLMSLAVGTPWFLMMAFYFAKKTKIRIGR from the coding sequence ATGAAAGCGATTATAACCTCCCTCGGCAAAGAATTTAAGCTGGTTTTCCGCAACGGCATCTCGCTGTTCATGGCACTGGCTCCGGCGATCTTGGCAATCGTTTTTATCCTTATTTTCGGCGCAACTCAAAGCGCGTCGCTCAAACTCGCGGTCAGCGATCAGGCCGACGCAGGCGCTGTCGAAATGCTGTCACGCATCGCCGATATCGAGTTGTTTTCGGATGAAACCAAACTCTTGTCCCGCGTCCGTGCCACCGACGCCGTAGCCGGGATCGTCATCGAAGACGGTGCACCTGTGCTGGTATTTGCCGGCGACGAAGGGGACGACTATATGGCGGGAACACGCCAACTGGTACAGACTGCCCTCTCCGGCGCCCAAGTCTCCTATCAGGCAGAATCGATCGAACCCAAAGGCAGCTTGGCCTATAATGTCTCCATGATCGCAATATTGCTGATGAGCCTGTTTATCGGCGGCGCGACCATCGGGTTTTCCATCGTCAACGAGCGCGAGAGCAATATGATCAGCGCGGTCTCGGTCAGTCCGCTCAAATTGGCCAACTATATTCTGATCAAACTGATTCCGTCACTGGTGTTGAGTATCGCGGGAATCACGATCGCGACACTCATCATGGGCAGAGGACAGGCGTTGCCCGGATTCCTGCTGCTGGCCCTGTTCAGCGTTCCGGTTTCGGGGCTGTTTATCTTCCTTATCGGCGCGTTCGCCGCGAACCAAATTGCCGCAGTCGGCGTGATGAAAGCGCTGATGCCGATTTCAATGATTCTGCCCATTTCAGCGTTCTTTGTACACGGAAACTGGCGGATCGCCTATTATATCTTCCCGATGTACTGGCAGTATCGCGCAATTGATGCGATCAACAACGGCGGCGCAATGCTCTTCCCCTGCCTGATGTCGCTGGCAGTGGGCACACCCTGGTTTTTAATGATGGCGTTTTACTTCGCAAAGAAAACCAAAATCCGAATCGGCAGATAA
- a CDS encoding ABC transporter ATP-binding protein produces the protein MREQKHNPGEVPAGFEHTQTSEASYRKVEQKKTQQMEFGPRGGPGRNMGQTIEKPKAVQKTISRLLKYFENEKKLLWLLVISVVAATLASLAAPAMQGDAIDRITKLEWSGFGQLLIVLLIVYFVYTGCTLAQMLISAHLSQRIVQKMRHDLFRKIDNLPIKYLDTHSNGDVMSRMTNDVENISNTVSQSMSSLISGILTILGTIAIMSWYCWQLTLITMATVVITVVVTKKLSSVMRRIYKKRAQVLGRLNGHSEEMITGYKSIVAYSRQKDVVSEFNATSDELTKVGIKAEILGGSMGPIMNCISNIGFVIVAAFGGYFALTGLITVGTISAFIIYARQFSRPINMIAQLYGSVQTAMAGAERVFELIDQPDEDNSGDRNLEKVTGEISFKDVDFSYIPDKQVLYKFDLDIKPGQKIALVGATGSGKTTVVNLLMRFYDVDSGEIQIDGVNIKDIKRDELRHNVAIVLQDTVLFSDTIERNIKYANLDASDEQMRYAAEMSNSVYFIERLPEQYQTFLKHAGANLSHGQRQLLAIARVVLADPKILVLDEATSSVDTRTEKHIQDAMVNLMKNRTSLIIAHRLSTIQDADKIVVMDQGRVVESGNHEELLAQKSRYYSLYMTQFAGNQI, from the coding sequence ATGCGTGAACAAAAGCACAACCCCGGGGAAGTTCCGGCGGGTTTTGAACATACGCAGACCTCGGAGGCCAGTTACCGGAAAGTTGAACAGAAAAAAACACAGCAGATGGAATTCGGACCCCGCGGCGGTCCCGGGCGCAATATGGGACAGACGATCGAAAAGCCCAAAGCCGTGCAAAAAACGATTTCGCGCCTTTTGAAATATTTTGAAAACGAAAAGAAACTCTTGTGGCTTTTGGTCATATCGGTTGTGGCGGCGACGCTTGCCTCACTGGCCGCACCCGCGATGCAGGGCGATGCGATCGACCGGATCACGAAACTGGAGTGGAGCGGTTTCGGGCAGCTGCTGATCGTTTTACTGATCGTCTATTTTGTCTATACGGGCTGCACATTGGCGCAAATGCTGATCTCGGCGCACCTGAGCCAACGCATCGTTCAGAAAATGCGTCACGACCTGTTTCGGAAAATCGACAATCTGCCGATTAAATACCTCGACACACATTCCAACGGCGACGTGATGAGCCGCATGACAAACGACGTCGAGAACATCTCGAATACGGTTTCGCAGAGCATGAGTTCGTTGATTTCCGGCATTTTGACAATCCTCGGAACGATTGCGATCATGTCATGGTATTGCTGGCAGCTCACTTTGATCACGATGGCGACGGTGGTCATCACGGTGGTCGTGACCAAGAAGCTGTCAAGTGTCATGCGCCGCATTTACAAAAAGCGTGCGCAGGTCTTGGGGCGGCTGAACGGCCATTCCGAGGAGATGATCACCGGCTATAAATCCATCGTGGCTTACAGCCGGCAGAAAGACGTTGTCAGTGAGTTCAATGCGACCTCCGACGAACTGACGAAGGTCGGCATCAAAGCGGAAATTCTCGGCGGCTCCATGGGGCCGATTATGAACTGCATCTCCAACATCGGATTCGTCATCGTCGCGGCTTTCGGCGGGTATTTCGCGCTGACGGGACTGATCACGGTCGGCACGATTTCCGCGTTCATCATCTATGCGAGGCAGTTCTCGCGCCCGATCAACATGATCGCGCAGCTGTACGGCTCGGTGCAGACGGCGATGGCCGGCGCGGAACGCGTGTTTGAGCTGATCGACCAGCCCGATGAGGACAACAGCGGTGATCGGAATCTTGAAAAGGTGACGGGCGAAATTTCTTTCAAAGACGTCGATTTCTCCTACATCCCCGACAAGCAGGTGCTGTATAAATTCGATTTGGATATCAAGCCGGGTCAGAAAATCGCGTTGGTCGGGGCGACCGGCAGCGGCAAAACGACGGTCGTCAATCTGCTGATGCGGTTTTACGACGTGGATTCGGGCGAAATTCAAATCGACGGCGTCAACATCAAGGACATCAAGCGCGACGAACTGCGCCATAACGTGGCCATCGTGCTTCAGGATACGGTGTTGTTTTCCGATACGATTGAACGGAATATCAAATATGCCAATCTCGACGCCTCCGATGAGCAGATGCGCTATGCGGCCGAGATGAGCAATTCCGTCTATTTTATCGAGCGTCTTCCCGAACAGTATCAGACGTTTTTGAAGCATGCGGGCGCAAATCTCTCGCACGGGCAGCGTCAGCTGCTTGCGATTGCGCGCGTGGTGCTGGCCGACCCGAAGATTTTGGTATTGGACGAGGCCACGTCGTCGGTCGATACGAGAACCGAAAAGCACATTCAGGACGCCATGGTCAATCTGATGAAAAACCGGACGAGTTTGATCATCGCGCACCGGCTTTCCACGATTCAGGACGCCGACAAGATCGTTGTTATGGATCAGGGGCGTGTCGTCGAGAGCGGAAATCACGAGGAACTGCTGGCGCAGAAAAGCCGTTACTATTCGCTGTATATGACCCAGTTTGCCGGAAATCAGATTTAA
- a CDS encoding TetR family transcriptional regulator, with protein sequence MKWIEEGAQNPLETNAALFEAALNEFAAHSYKEASLNEILKAAEMNKGSFYYRFHDKLELYLSLLIKIAGEKVATFQEYEAQTKDTGFFENFRQKAVVGLRFAKAEPRYHALFQRILEEENDIREVINAGFGGMMENMMEQMILRAKEAGELREDLPVQTTAFIISTLMNKIDTVISPDLEDEKILENVDTLLDILKNGMASKQ encoded by the coding sequence ATGAAATGGATTGAAGAGGGAGCGCAAAATCCGCTCGAGACAAATGCGGCGCTTTTTGAAGCGGCGCTGAATGAGTTTGCCGCCCATTCGTACAAAGAGGCCTCGCTGAACGAGATACTAAAAGCAGCCGAAATGAACAAAGGCAGTTTTTATTACCGGTTTCACGATAAACTGGAACTCTACCTGTCTTTGCTCATTAAAATCGCCGGCGAGAAAGTAGCCACATTTCAAGAATACGAAGCCCAAACAAAAGATACCGGCTTTTTCGAAAATTTTCGTCAAAAGGCCGTGGTCGGACTGCGCTTTGCCAAGGCCGAACCCCGCTATCACGCATTGTTTCAGCGGATTTTGGAGGAGGAAAACGATATTCGGGAGGTCATCAACGCCGGTTTCGGCGGCATGATGGAAAATATGATGGAACAGATGATCCTGCGCGCCAAAGAAGCCGGTGAACTCCGTGAGGATCTGCCCGTTCAGACAACCGCGTTTATCATCTCCACTCTGATGAATAAAATCGACACCGTGATTTCTCCGGATCTGGAGGATGAAAAAATCCTGGAAAACGTAGATACGCTATTGGACATCCTCAAAAACGGGATGGCGAGCAAGCAATAA
- a CDS encoding ABC transporter ATP-binding protein: MIQVSHVYHDYEGKGKCAVSDISFQVESGKIFGFLGPSGAGKSTIQNIMTGLLALQKGEITYEGKSVRELKTRFFNQIGVSFEQPNLYSSLTGLENLRYYAALFSVPTLNPMELLEQVGLREDANKRVSNYSKGMKQRLTFARALINKPKYLFLDEPTGGLDPKTAVGIRELIRAQREQGAAIFLTTHNMELADALCDTVAFLYGGVIAASDSPDALKLRFGKREIRVLYRENGAESERFFPMDDKAGLAAFLKTADVIKLHSQEATLEEIFLRVTGKELTA, encoded by the coding sequence ATGATTCAAGTCAGCCATGTGTATCACGACTACGAGGGCAAGGGCAAATGCGCCGTCTCGGACATCAGCTTTCAGGTCGAAAGCGGTAAAATTTTCGGATTTCTCGGGCCGTCCGGCGCGGGCAAATCGACGATCCAGAACATCATGACCGGTCTTTTGGCGCTGCAAAAAGGCGAGATCACCTACGAGGGCAAGTCGGTCCGCGAACTGAAAACGCGCTTTTTCAACCAAATCGGCGTGTCATTCGAGCAGCCGAACCTCTATTCCTCGCTGACCGGCCTCGAAAACCTGCGCTATTACGCCGCGCTGTTTTCGGTGCCGACGCTAAATCCGATGGAACTGCTCGAACAGGTCGGCCTGCGTGAAGACGCCAACAAACGCGTTTCCAACTACTCCAAGGGCATGAAGCAGCGGCTCACCTTTGCGCGGGCGTTGATCAACAAACCCAAGTATCTGTTTTTGGACGAACCCACCGGCGGCCTCGACCCGAAAACCGCCGTCGGCATCCGGGAACTGATCCGCGCACAGCGTGAACAAGGCGCCGCCATTTTTCTGACGACCCACAACATGGAACTCGCCGACGCGCTCTGCGATACCGTGGCATTCCTCTACGGCGGGGTCATCGCGGCCAGCGATTCGCCCGACGCTTTAAAACTGCGCTTCGGAAAGCGCGAAATCCGGGTTCTTTACCGGGAAAACGGTGCCGAAAGCGAACGTTTCTTCCCGATGGACGACAAAGCCGGGCTGGCTGCATTTTTAAAAACCGCAGACGTCATCAAACTCCATTCGCAGGAGGCGACTTTGGAAGAAATCTTTTTGCGTGTCACCGGAAAGGAGCTGACCGCATGA
- a CDS encoding alpha-galactosidase translates to MRIYRDCKMTKTEDGFIIENDKITRKVVFYGNVPVTEYIEDKQSGYRWSSPANPAAAFYLPVLDFNKCKISFNGFTDDCLGLSQTGLVAETVFEAGNITVKWQNVIFPGIAFVTTKLSVIVGGEIVLGKTEDKVTVSEGIENATLGKNTAATGILFPPPDTIEAIRLNSRHTRLTRTRLIDVSDHHNNFVEEQTEIPYLMWEQRFDGHFFLFDDYIHGRGLMLVKEAPCPAGHLAKTKEDMRTYNAHYAFLTGSGIDYENLPKNDEIALYQASVGVGEAAALNDEYKKLYRAQYRGLETRGLYMMSNTWGDRSQDAAVCESFMLGEIERAAQIGIDVVQIDDGWQKGKTANSILVKNKLWSGDYYDSDPDFWKPNLEKFPGGLEVIAKAIKEKDLQLGLWFSPDLANDYELWEKDAETLLGLHRRYDVRFFKLDGIILKNKQSEINLLKMMRRVTTESGGKVWFNMDITAQIRLGHLYQKEYGSLFIENRYTDSVNYYPHYTLKNVWELSKYIPVGKCQFELLNVRRNEQKYNERYGEPDPLRPALWPMDTVFACTMVSCPLFWMEMSHLADEDVKLLADIVRIFKQHRERMAAGNVRPIGELPDGMSYTGFDIDCGDGGYLLLFREFSQEKTHFYPTDSAGREYKILYTNGGGTIEKADRGITVKLEKPASFLFAKYQKR, encoded by the coding sequence ATGCGGATTTATCGGGACTGCAAAATGACGAAAACCGAAGACGGGTTTATCATCGAAAACGATAAAATTACGCGCAAAGTCGTTTTTTACGGCAACGTGCCCGTGACTGAATATATTGAAGATAAACAAAGCGGGTATCGGTGGAGTTCTCCGGCGAATCCGGCGGCGGCGTTTTATTTGCCGGTGCTGGATTTTAATAAGTGCAAAATCTCTTTTAACGGCTTCACCGACGACTGTTTGGGGCTTTCGCAAACCGGACTCGTGGCGGAGACGGTTTTCGAAGCGGGAAACATCACGGTCAAATGGCAGAACGTGATTTTTCCGGGCATCGCTTTTGTCACGACAAAATTGTCCGTGATCGTCGGCGGGGAAATCGTTTTGGGTAAAACTGAGGACAAAGTCACAGTTAGTGAGGGCATCGAGAACGCTACGCTCGGGAAAAATACGGCTGCGACCGGCATTCTGTTTCCGCCGCCCGATACCATCGAGGCCATCCGCCTGAACAGCCGCCACACCCGCCTGACCCGCACACGGCTGATCGACGTCTCCGACCATCACAACAATTTTGTCGAGGAACAGACCGAGATCCCCTATCTGATGTGGGAACAGCGTTTCGACGGGCATTTCTTTTTGTTCGACGACTACATCCACGGGCGCGGGCTGATGCTGGTCAAGGAAGCGCCCTGTCCGGCGGGGCATCTTGCCAAAACCAAAGAGGATATGCGTACCTACAATGCCCACTACGCGTTTTTAACCGGCAGCGGCATCGATTACGAAAACCTGCCGAAAAACGACGAGATCGCCCTTTATCAGGCCTCTGTGGGCGTCGGAGAGGCAGCGGCGCTGAACGATGAATATAAAAAGCTCTACCGTGCGCAATACCGGGGTCTTGAGACCCGCGGGCTTTATATGATGAGCAACACTTGGGGCGACCGCAGCCAGGACGCGGCGGTCTGCGAATCATTTATGCTCGGCGAAATCGAGCGTGCGGCGCAGATCGGCATCGATGTGGTGCAGATTGACGACGGCTGGCAGAAAGGTAAAACAGCCAACTCGATTTTGGTGAAAAATAAACTCTGGAGCGGCGATTATTACGACAGCGACCCGGATTTTTGGAAGCCGAATCTCGAAAAGTTCCCCGGCGGACTGGAGGTTATCGCAAAGGCCATCAAAGAAAAGGATTTGCAACTCGGGTTATGGTTTTCGCCCGATCTTGCGAACGATTACGAGTTATGGGAAAAAGATGCCGAGACGCTGCTGGGCCTGCACCGCAGATATGACGTGCGGTTTTTCAAATTGGACGGCATTATTTTGAAAAACAAGCAGAGCGAGATCAATCTGCTCAAGATGATGCGGCGGGTGACTACCGAGAGCGGCGGCAAGGTTTGGTTCAACATGGACATCACCGCGCAGATCCGGCTCGGACATCTGTATCAAAAGGAATACGGCAGCTTGTTCATCGAGAACCGCTACACCGATTCGGTGAATTATTATCCGCACTATACGCTGAAAAACGTGTGGGAGTTATCCAAATACATCCCGGTGGGCAAGTGCCAGTTCGAGCTTCTGAACGTGCGCCGAAATGAGCAGAAATATAATGAGCGGTACGGCGAACCCGACCCGCTGCGTCCGGCGCTTTGGCCGATGGACACGGTGTTCGCCTGCACGATGGTATCCTGCCCGCTGTTTTGGATGGAGATGAGCCATCTGGCCGACGAGGACGTGAAACTTCTGGCGGATATCGTGCGTATTTTTAAACAGCACCGCGAGCGGATGGCAGCGGGGAACGTCCGTCCGATCGGCGAATTGCCCGATGGAATGAGCTACACCGGTTTTGACATCGACTGCGGCGACGGTGGCTATCTGCTGTTGTTCCGTGAATTTTCGCAGGAGAAAACGCATTTTTATCCGACGGACAGCGCAGGGAGAGAATACAAGATACTCTACACCAACGGAGGCGGCACGATTGAAAAGGCCGACAGGGGTATTACGGTGAAACTCGAAAAGCCCGCGTCATTCCTCTTTGCCAAGTATCAAAAGCGCTGA
- the trxA gene encoding thioredoxin has product MSVIHITKDNFQKEVMESKIPVLLDFWASWCGPCRMVSPVVDEISNETPTIKVGKVNVDEQRELAAAFNIMSIPTLVVIKDGKITNQALGARPKQQILSMLA; this is encoded by the coding sequence ATGTCAGTCATCCACATCACAAAAGACAATTTCCAAAAAGAAGTTATGGAAAGCAAAATCCCTGTTTTGCTTGATTTCTGGGCTTCTTGGTGCGGCCCCTGTCGGATGGTCTCTCCGGTCGTTGATGAAATTTCCAATGAAACCCCGACCATCAAAGTCGGCAAGGTCAATGTAGACGAACAGCGCGAACTGGCCGCTGCGTTCAACATCATGAGCATTCCGACGCTTGTCGTCATCAAAGACGGCAAAATCACCAATCAAGCATTGGGTGCCAGACCCAAACAGCAAATCCTCTCAATGCTCGCCTAA
- the msrB gene encoding peptide-methionine (R)-S-oxide reductase MsrB produces MAEIYLAGGCFWGMEKYIASVRGVKSTQVGYANGKTANPTYQEVCHNDTGHAETVEVVYDPKIVPLGFLLELYYSAIDPTSINKQGGDTGTQYRTGIYYTDEADFPTIKQSILKLQTRLDKPVAIEVKPLENFYPAEEYHQKYLDKNPGGYCHIRPEKFEKAANAVVNPADYAASDAETLQKKLNDMQFAVTQQSATEPPFRNEFFDHYRPGIYVDITTGEPLFSSVDKFESSCGWPAFSKPIDPNVVREKDDLTFGMVRTEVRSRVGNAHLGHVFEDGPQEKGGLRYCINSASLRFVPKEDMEKEGYRYLLDLV; encoded by the coding sequence ATGGCGGAAATTTATCTGGCGGGCGGCTGTTTTTGGGGTATGGAGAAATACATCGCGTCGGTGCGCGGGGTCAAGTCCACGCAGGTCGGTTATGCCAACGGCAAGACCGCGAATCCGACCTATCAGGAGGTCTGTCACAACGACACCGGCCATGCCGAGACGGTGGAAGTGGTTTACGATCCGAAAATCGTCCCGCTGGGCTTTTTGTTGGAACTTTACTATTCTGCAATAGATCCGACTTCAATCAACAAGCAGGGAGGGGACACGGGAACCCAATACCGCACGGGCATCTATTACACGGATGAGGCCGATTTTCCGACAATCAAGCAGTCGATTCTGAAACTGCAGACGCGTTTGGACAAGCCGGTCGCGATAGAAGTCAAGCCGCTTGAAAATTTTTATCCCGCCGAGGAATATCATCAGAAATACCTCGATAAAAACCCGGGCGGGTACTGCCATATCCGACCCGAAAAGTTTGAAAAAGCCGCGAACGCGGTCGTGAATCCGGCGGATTACGCCGCATCGGACGCGGAAACCCTGCAAAAGAAATTAAATGACATGCAGTTTGCGGTCACGCAGCAAAGCGCCACCGAGCCGCCGTTTCGCAACGAGTTTTTCGACCACTACCGTCCGGGCATCTATGTGGATATCACGACCGGAGAGCCGCTGTTTTCCTCCGTGGATAAGTTCGAATCAAGCTGCGGCTGGCCGGCGTTTTCCAAGCCGATTGACCCGAACGTCGTGCGCGAAAAAGACGACCTGACCTTCGGGATGGTCCGTACCGAGGTGCGCAGCCGGGTCGGGAATGCCCATTTGGGGCATGTGTTCGAAGACGGCCCGCAGGAAAAAGGCGGTCTGCGCTACTGCATCAACAGCGCGTCGCTGCGCTTTGTCCCCAAAGAGGACATGGAAAAAGAGGGCTACAGGTATTTGCTCGATTTGGTGTAA